In Hemiscyllium ocellatum isolate sHemOce1 chromosome 2, sHemOce1.pat.X.cur, whole genome shotgun sequence, the genomic stretch TGTAACTTGCTGTGTGAAGTCTAACCcttatctctctccctccagcAATGCCACCCAGCCAGTTAGTTAACTGCTGCACACGAGTATTGAACAAATTCGACACGAAGATGTTGAAAAGGGTGAAGAGCTTCCAGATGCAACATGACAGGTTCTGTGCCATCAAAGCAGTGCTGTAAGTGTTTCCCTCAGAACATCGCAAAGAGTGTGTTATGGGACAAATGTTACTGTCCGTGCAAGGGAACAGGGCAGCAACTTCTGGGTGGTCAAGAGAAAGGATTTGAGGGAGGGTTAAAGGCTACAGTGGAGATGTGGATAGGCAGGCTTGAAAGATTTGAGCACAAGATGAATATTTCAAGTTTGATGGACCAAGTGCTGATGTATAGGACACATAATCACATACATACTCAAACACATACAGtctaacacacacagatacatactcacactcacagagtcacactcacacacatgcacatagagacacatgctcacacagacacacaattatatacacacagatacacactcgtACTAAGACCCATGCTCATACTCACATAGTCACATGctgttacacacacactcactaatgCACGCGTACACACACTCAGAGATATTCTCTTATGCGCTCTCTTATTCACACAAACCCATGTAAAATCAGAAAgatacacacacattttctctcacttAGTGTCTCCCACTCTTGCTCACTTCATCACATGCACTgtctctcaaacactctctcaaTCTCATTTTCTCACTCACAtgctctcatacacacacactcacaatcacacacacacactgcttgCAAGTTGACAGTTTGAGGGACATGTATGAACAGCTGTTGAAAGGGATATCTGCCTCAGGTTGGTTTAAGATTAGAAAACCACAGCACTAAAAGGGCACCTCACTAGGCAAAGTTTAAAGGTGTCAGACTTCTCATTAATGCTGTAATTGACTAGTAAGGACATTGTACAATAGCAATATGTGTAATATTAAAATAATTGTGATCTAATTCATTGGGACAGGTTAGAGCGACTGAATGATCTCTTATTTTGGGGTATTAATTGGGGTGAATTGTTTCCACAGGCTCCACATAGCTCGTCATAGAATTTGTATTGATCCCAACAATGCACATTTGCAGAGATGGATGAAGAAGCATCAGAATAAGAAGCAGAACAATATTTAAGGAGTTGCGAAGTTGGACAGTGTTAGATAAGGaggattgattagaaaataaagaaCACAGGCCACCGTCAGTGATGGGGCCTAGAGATCTCTGAGATACCCTcataccacccccccccacagatAAATATCTTGGAACAACCATCGCCTTTTGTGTCCCCATTCCACTGATGTCAACCTTCTGTTCCTCTGGGTCCCAATCACTGTCTCTGTCAAGTCATTGGAATGGTGAATCTAACTTCAGCTGTACTGTTTCTTCACCCCCTTGGTCACTGGGTGCACTCCGCACCCAACTCAATGAGGCCTCATCGACACTGATTGGACGACAGCCACAGAGAGTGCAACAATATCTGTCAAAAAAGCCACTGGAGTGGAAAACGAACAAACTGAGTCCATATCTCCCATCCACGAAACTTCTCACCATCCCTCTATCATTTACCAGCTGTGTAACGTTAAGGGAATGGATTGCAAACTCGTGTATGTGATTTGTTTGTGTGTTCTGCTGCATATCACGGCAGTGCCTTAAAAAGATTGAGATGCAAAAGCTGTGAAGGATTTTAGATTGCAAACAGAAATCCAAGCCAACTGGGATCCGATCCAGTCTGATCCTTCAGAGCTGGGCTCTGATCCAGTCTTCTCCTAGTTGGTCAAACCAGGTCCTATGCAAGCTGTCTGatgacagaaaaataaattgccTGAATTGGCCATACCAGTGATCACGTGTGTGTCTTGACTGCTGATTAATAGAAATGGAACAGTATAATCCTGGACAGTTTAATGTCAGTGGGGAGTAAGCTATCATTGTCCTGTTTGATCATGAATAAAATGTTGCAGGCATAATAAAATTgcaatttttttgaagaaatacatCTCTTCTCAGTTTTTTTCTTAGGAAGTGATCATTACCTCAACATCGAGTCTGTGAAAAGGACCCCATTAATGTGTCCAAAAGCAACACATACACCTGAAACATACAACAAACTGCATTGCTGTGACACTTATAAAAAACACAAAATTCTGTGCAGAAACACTAGCAACAGAGCTTGACATCAAAACATTTAGGAAAGTATTCGGTGAGCAATGAATGGGTCAATGAGGTAGGCTTTGCGCAATAGCTTTGCTCACAGCTAGACCAGGAGCTATTCACGCCTCTCCATCTATTCCTGCTGTTCAGAAAGAATGCGCTCTAACTACACTTGCCTCAGCTCCATTTGGCTTCAAATCTTTGGTTAGCAGATCCCTAATGACCACAAATTTAAATTATAAGTTTCGCCCTTTTCAGTGGTACACAGTTGTACATTTCTCCCACCCttttacatggaacatagaacataaaacagttcagcacagtacaggcccttcgcccctcaACGTTGTGCCAGCCTGTTATCCAAGCTGAAAAACTATCTGCTAATTTTCCTTCTCAATAGCCTAGCTCTGATGTTAAGGTGATTTCCCTTGGTCCTGGACTCCCTGCTCCAACAGAAATAGTTTTggtctgttttctttttaatcattcacgagatgtgggcattgctggctgggtgagcatttattgtccattccaacATGCCCAGAGGCTGGTTCATAGttagtcacattgctgtgggtctggagttacatgtaggtttGACTAGGAAGGATAACACATTTCGTTCCCAAAAGAGTATTCATGAATCTGACAGGTTTTTATTTCAATCAACGATAATCATCACTGGTTACCATGGAACTAGGctttcattccagatttccagatttcattccagatttttcctGAATTTCAATTGTTCCATCTGCTTTAGTTGGATTTGGACCCATGTTCCTGATACAACACAACCCCTCCATACAACTCAATGTCCCTGCATACAGCTCAAAATTCCTGATACAGCTCTATACCCCTCAATATCACTCAAACCCCCCAATATAGATCAAGAGGCCTCAATAGAGCTCAATGCACCCTGATTTCGCTCAAAATCCCTCAATACAGCTCAATACCCACAGTGTAATTCAATACCTATTGATACAGCTCAATACAACTCTAGAATAACTCAAAGTTCCCTGATATGGCTGATTACTCCTTGATGCAGTGCTATTTCCCTTGATACAGCTCAATAGCCTGAATATAGCTCAATGCACTCTGATATgagttatgcacttaatggtagggtcttagGGGTAttgtgaacaaagagactttgaggtGCAGTTTCATAGAATCTTGAAGGTGGAGTTCCAGGTAAGGTGGGgaagtgaagcaggcatttggtatgtttgcctttattggtcagcgcattgCATATAGGGGTTGGGAgccatgttgcatctgtacaggacattggaataatgcattcagttttggtctcctagctATAGTAAAGGTATTGTTAAACTCAAAAGGgagctgaaaagatttacaagaatactgTCAGGATTAACctttaggaagaggctgaatatgctggagatattttccttggagcatcggaggttgatgggtgaccttatagaggtttataaaatcatgagggacatagacaggggcatggatagccaaggtctttttccccatggtaggggaatccaaaagtagagggcataggtttagggtgagaggtaaagatttaaaagagacccatggggcaacctttttacacggATGGTAGTGGTAGtgcacggaatgagctgccagaggaagtggtggaagctggtacaatttcaacatttaaaagacatatggatgggtacatgaataggaagggtttagagggatatgtgccaaatgcaactagattaattcaggatatctggtcgtcatgggcaagtcgggctgaagggtctgttttcatgttatTTATCGCTATGACTCAAATGTACCACCTCATGTATATCGATTTTGAAATTCACCTGACATTTATGGCTGAGTTGAAGTTTATTGATGCTGTCGTATATTGTGAGTCAGTCTCATTCATTTCTGGCAATGCGTCAACATAACCTTCTGGCAATAGACAGATCTTGATGTCTCCACATCAATAAACTTGCTACTGCCTGAACAGGTAAGATGTGTTTTGCGTGAAGGAATGAGAAGCCTTAACATGCTGTCTACTTCCAGTGTCATGGATCATACTTCATCCAGCAGTCTGCTCACTACAATAGGAGCACATTCCTTCAACACTTTGATTAGTTTCCAGACTATAACTCCTGGGTAGCTATTATTCGGCCCCTGAACTCTTCaattacattccagtctgtaactcacctcCAGGTATGTTATTCCATAGAAACCACCCCACAAAAAATATCCTTTGATttggattccagtctgtaactcactcccatgtaTCTGTTATTCATGTATCTGTTATTCCACATGTAAACCAttctgaaccccttgattagatacCAGCCTGTAACTCAGTCCTGAGTATTTGTTATATAAACCATTACGAATCCTTGATTAGATTGGAGTCTATAACACATTTCCAGGTATTTGTTATTCTACATATAAACCACAACAAATGCCTTGATTAGATTTGAGATTGCAAATTGTTCCCAATAATCCGTTATTCTAAATATATAAATCCCTGAACCCCATGATCAGATCTCTGAGTACGTGTAATTCTATATATAAATGACTCTGAACACACAATTGGATTCCACTCTGTAAATCCCAGGTATCAATTATTTACCCCCAAATCCTTGATTAGATTTGTGTCTGTAACTCAT encodes the following:
- the LOC132826493 gene encoding C-C motif chemokine 28-like — encoded protein: MERKLVVLLLISITALLHTAAAMPPSQLVNCCTRVLNKFDTKMLKRVKSFQMQHDRFCAIKAVLLHIARHRICIDPNNAHLQRWMKKHQNKKQNNI